From a region of the Leptospira kmetyi serovar Malaysia str. Bejo-Iso9 genome:
- a CDS encoding 2OG-Fe(II) oxygenase, protein MTIAIPSRKELSSYIHSKLKSNLSDLKANFQNSVREVGVRYCYLDDLLPNEIANRIDSVFPKKNEMRLMDSFREKKYTSKDFNRFDPLLEDITFAIQDDAVIRIVEEITGIQEQRPDPSLYAGGLSRMEIGNFLNPHIDNSHEMTRTLYRTLNLLYYVSPQWSLENGGNLELWDKKVRNRITIESKFNRLVLMETNPWSWHSVSPVVVDRNRNCVSNYYFSRKSPIGVDYFNVTSYSARPEEPLKRILSNVDNKLRGLLRILKRDGFGKKDFYQNNQNK, encoded by the coding sequence ATGACAATCGCAATACCGAGTAGAAAGGAACTTTCCTCCTATATCCACTCAAAGCTTAAATCAAACCTATCGGATTTAAAAGCGAACTTTCAGAATTCCGTTCGCGAAGTCGGAGTTCGATATTGTTATTTGGACGATCTTCTTCCGAATGAAATCGCGAATCGGATCGATTCCGTATTTCCGAAAAAGAACGAAATGAGATTGATGGATAGTTTTCGGGAGAAAAAATACACATCGAAAGATTTCAATCGATTCGATCCTCTTTTGGAGGACATCACGTTTGCGATCCAAGACGACGCGGTGATTCGTATCGTGGAGGAGATTACCGGCATTCAGGAACAAAGACCAGATCCTTCCCTCTATGCGGGCGGTTTGAGTAGAATGGAAATCGGAAATTTCTTGAATCCGCATATCGACAATTCTCACGAGATGACTCGAACTTTATACAGAACTTTAAATCTTCTTTATTACGTAAGTCCCCAGTGGTCTTTGGAGAACGGCGGAAACTTGGAACTGTGGGATAAAAAAGTTCGAAATCGAATCACCATTGAAAGCAAGTTCAATCGTTTGGTATTGATGGAAACGAATCCATGGTCTTGGCATTCGGTAAGTCCGGTCGTGGTGGATCGAAATCGAAATTGTGTATCCAATTACTATTTTTCGCGAAAATCGCCGATCGGAGTCGACTACTTTAACGTGACAAGTTATAGCGCAAGACCCGAAGAACCGTTGAAAAGAATTCTTTCAAACGTAGATAATAAACTGAGAGGTTTATTAAGGATTTTGAAACGCGACGGTTTCGGTAAAAAAGATTTTTATCAAAATAATCAGAACAAGTAA
- a CDS encoding glycosyltransferase family 4 protein: protein MILGIDASNIRGGGGVTHLVELLNAAKPNRYGFEKVIVWGGRATLDKIQEKPWLVKECEPLLDKSLLHRIFWNRFVLNKRLKETKTDIFFAPGGTYSGNFRPFVTMSQNLLPFEWDEIKRYGFSKRSLRLIALFFTQSLTFKKANGVIFLTQFARDVVLKKIKLPIERTAVVNHGINRKFFQKPKVQAEISSYSLKRPFRILYVSFIGEYKHQWNVVKAVGILRRKKYPIVLDLIGTPDEEGPLFRLRQAIAEEDPDGKFINYFSSIPYSDIEKKYMKADLFVFASSCETFGQIVTEAMAAGMPIVCSNRSAMPEILKDAGGYFDPLDVPSISSALQSMIDSKKTRSKVSKSAFDSAKKFSWDKAADETFAFLKDVKGKYQR from the coding sequence ATGATTTTAGGAATAGATGCTTCTAATATTCGCGGCGGTGGGGGTGTCACACATCTCGTCGAACTTTTAAATGCCGCCAAACCGAATCGATACGGTTTTGAAAAAGTAATCGTCTGGGGGGGAAGGGCGACCTTGGATAAGATCCAAGAGAAACCCTGGCTTGTAAAAGAATGCGAACCCTTATTGGATAAATCCCTTCTTCACAGGATTTTTTGGAATCGATTCGTTTTAAATAAAAGACTGAAGGAAACGAAAACGGATATATTCTTCGCACCCGGAGGAACCTATTCGGGAAATTTTAGGCCGTTCGTTACGATGAGTCAAAATTTATTGCCTTTCGAATGGGATGAGATCAAACGATACGGTTTCTCGAAACGATCGTTACGTTTGATCGCTTTGTTTTTCACTCAATCACTTACATTCAAAAAAGCGAATGGAGTTATTTTTCTAACGCAGTTTGCTCGGGATGTCGTATTAAAAAAAATAAAATTGCCGATCGAGAGAACTGCGGTCGTTAACCACGGTATCAACCGAAAATTCTTTCAAAAGCCGAAAGTACAAGCCGAGATTTCGTCCTATTCGCTTAAAAGACCGTTTCGAATTCTATACGTCTCTTTCATCGGCGAATACAAACATCAGTGGAATGTAGTGAAGGCGGTTGGTATTTTAAGAAGAAAAAAGTATCCGATCGTTTTGGATTTGATCGGAACTCCGGACGAAGAGGGACCTCTTTTTCGTCTGCGACAAGCGATCGCGGAAGAAGATCCCGATGGAAAATTTATAAACTATTTCAGTTCGATTCCTTATTCCGATATTGAAAAGAAGTATATGAAGGCGGATCTTTTTGTTTTTGCTTCTTCCTGTGAAACGTTCGGACAAATCGTCACCGAAGCGATGGCCGCGGGAATGCCGATCGTTTGTTCGAATCGTTCGGCCATGCCGGAAATATTAAAGGATGCCGGTGGATACTTTGATCCATTAGATGTTCCATCGATTTCGAGTGCATTACAATCGATGATCGATTCTAAAAAGACGAGAAGCAAGGTTTCGAAATCTGCTTTCGATTCCGCAAAGAAATTTTCCTGGGACAAAGCTGCGGATGAAACGTTCGCATTTCTTAAAGATGTAAAAGGTAAATACCAAAGATGA
- a CDS encoding lipid II:glycine glycyltransferase FemX, translated as MFGFAPLPSWKNLFSIFSFRNVNRSFLSRTWADPSNVSLWFSKSAWSLFSIAIWKKLHSDPNQEVTFWFPEYFCNSSLFLLREQGVQLVFYPIKENREPDYAACKELAAKHPLDAFVLVHYFGKPNDANRAFEFCKTKNAVLIEDAAHALKPIKGIGEKGDFVLYSPHKHLPIADGAILIVRDSGPSNVIWEERDTHQVKRSAQEFYRKNGNTHFFLLKWFLKRFLQKLGYRNRIDIHSDFSNDVSTEIVSFPFLSTLSSRMLSDIVLRLNAIAKKKFRIQEIWNATLSDRFGLNLKSEVLDRTWIPYLAEYSFDRTEEAENAFRALLKDGIPVSTWPDLPPEVSKNSGNGIANQQRKARLYVSIQQSLSESEIANLYPDQKESLSIDLEELTEERWNEELNRIDHVNLLQSWEYGEAKRIGEGWKTKRILLRSDEKKIGLVQILFKKYFHILKVYRINRGPLFFQDANEKEKNSSLRFLSKFVSIKRCSVLFLNPELSLNGRSLISLYRNGFVKRNQVSWASSYVDLSLSLDGLRKILDGKWRNMLNSAEKNGLGLEVSDSKEDFDWMLEKYSELMQTKEFSGIPVSFLQKLRDCSPNDKKPLLLIASQNERRIACICLTLSNRTGTYLVGWNGEEGRRLKANQYLLWNAIVELKNRGYRWFDLGGIDEENTPAIAEFKLGMNGTRYELAGEFLAF; from the coding sequence ATGTTCGGATTTGCTCCCTTGCCAAGTTGGAAAAATCTATTTTCAATATTCTCTTTTCGTAATGTGAATCGTTCGTTTTTATCCCGAACTTGGGCTGATCCGTCGAATGTTTCTTTATGGTTTTCAAAATCGGCTTGGTCTTTGTTCTCCATCGCGATTTGGAAAAAACTTCATTCCGACCCGAATCAAGAAGTTACGTTTTGGTTTCCGGAATACTTCTGTAATTCTTCTTTGTTTTTGTTGAGAGAACAGGGAGTTCAACTCGTCTTTTATCCTATAAAAGAAAATCGGGAGCCGGATTACGCGGCTTGTAAAGAATTAGCCGCAAAACATCCATTGGACGCTTTTGTATTGGTTCATTATTTCGGCAAGCCCAACGACGCAAATCGTGCTTTTGAATTTTGTAAGACTAAAAATGCCGTATTGATCGAAGACGCGGCTCACGCTTTAAAGCCGATCAAGGGAATTGGTGAAAAAGGGGACTTCGTATTATACAGCCCTCATAAACATCTTCCTATTGCAGACGGTGCGATCTTGATCGTTCGTGACTCTGGACCTTCCAATGTTATTTGGGAAGAGCGGGATACTCATCAAGTAAAACGATCCGCACAAGAATTTTATCGTAAGAACGGTAATACGCATTTTTTTCTTTTGAAATGGTTTTTAAAACGTTTTCTTCAAAAACTCGGATATCGAAACCGAATTGATATTCACTCGGATTTTTCGAACGACGTTTCCACGGAAATCGTTTCGTTCCCTTTTTTGTCCACTTTATCAAGTAGAATGTTAAGCGACATTGTTTTGCGACTCAACGCGATCGCTAAAAAGAAATTTAGAATTCAAGAAATTTGGAACGCGACTCTATCGGATCGATTCGGGTTGAATTTGAAGTCCGAAGTTTTGGATCGAACTTGGATTCCGTATCTTGCTGAATATTCTTTTGATCGAACCGAAGAAGCCGAAAACGCGTTCCGAGCTTTGTTAAAGGACGGAATTCCCGTTTCGACTTGGCCCGATCTTCCCCCGGAAGTCTCAAAGAATAGTGGAAACGGAATCGCGAACCAACAAAGAAAAGCTCGATTGTATGTATCGATTCAACAGTCCTTATCCGAAAGCGAGATTGCGAATTTATATCCTGATCAAAAAGAATCCTTGTCGATCGATTTAGAGGAATTAACCGAGGAGCGTTGGAACGAGGAATTAAATCGAATCGACCATGTGAACCTTTTGCAATCTTGGGAATACGGAGAAGCAAAAAGAATCGGCGAAGGATGGAAAACGAAACGAATTCTACTTAGATCCGATGAGAAAAAAATAGGTTTGGTTCAGATTCTCTTCAAGAAATATTTTCATATTTTGAAAGTTTACCGAATCAATAGAGGACCGCTTTTTTTTCAGGACGCGAATGAAAAGGAAAAGAACTCTTCGCTTCGTTTCTTATCGAAATTTGTTTCCATAAAAAGATGCTCCGTTTTGTTTTTGAATCCCGAATTAAGTTTAAACGGACGAAGTTTGATTTCGCTTTATAGAAACGGTTTTGTTAAACGAAATCAAGTTTCTTGGGCATCTTCCTATGTGGATCTTTCTTTGAGTCTGGATGGTTTAAGAAAGATCTTGGACGGAAAATGGAGGAACATGCTGAACTCCGCTGAAAAAAACGGCTTAGGGCTCGAAGTCAGCGATTCGAAAGAAGATTTCGATTGGATGTTGGAAAAATATTCCGAATTGATGCAAACAAAAGAATTCAGCGGAATCCCCGTTTCCTTTCTTCAAAAATTGCGCGATTGTTCGCCGAACGATAAAAAACCTCTCCTCTTAATCGCTTCTCAGAACGAAAGGAGAATCGCTTGTATCTGTCTAACTTTATCCAATCGCACAGGCACTTATCTTGTGGGATGGAACGGGGAAGAAGGAAGAAGATTGAAAGCGAACCAATACCTTCTTTGGAACGCTATCGTCGAGTTGAAAAATCGAGGTTATCGTTGGTTTGATCTGGGCGGAATTGATGAAGAAAATACTCCCGCGATCGCTGAGTTTAAATTGGGAATGAACGGCACTCGATACGAATTGGCGGGAGAATTTCTCGCCTTCTAG
- a CDS encoding polysaccharide deacetylase family protein yields MSFLHKVLASCHLSLKAYNSIGRSLKIKPNSELRVLLYHDIALEERSRFRSQLEKISETWKFVSPQVFEEMVRGDREIVGKNVLLTFDDGYSSNRIVAEEILGPMKIQALFFIISDFVEIQDDEQRKNFISKNIYPDFTPAQVPDDWTPMRWEDLDFLLKQGHSIGSHTRTHARLSKIDSYERLEDEILFSKKKLESQLGIKLKHFAYTFGDLGSFSKQALHIAKENYEFVHTGLRGDNRTSPGWAIRREAFSTSDSNALIGAMMEGGADLLYKNKLRIYESWGLS; encoded by the coding sequence ATGTCATTTCTTCATAAAGTTTTAGCTTCTTGTCATTTGTCCTTAAAGGCGTATAACTCGATCGGGCGATCTTTAAAGATTAAACCGAATTCGGAACTTAGAGTTTTACTATATCATGATATAGCGTTAGAGGAACGTTCTCGGTTTAGGTCGCAACTGGAAAAAATCTCCGAGACGTGGAAGTTCGTATCGCCTCAGGTTTTTGAAGAGATGGTCCGAGGAGATCGCGAGATTGTTGGAAAAAACGTTTTACTGACTTTTGACGACGGCTATTCATCCAATAGAATCGTAGCCGAAGAGATCCTTGGGCCGATGAAAATTCAGGCTTTGTTTTTTATCATTTCCGATTTCGTGGAAATTCAAGACGACGAACAAAGAAAGAATTTTATTTCGAAAAACATATACCCGGATTTTACGCCTGCGCAAGTGCCTGATGATTGGACTCCGATGCGTTGGGAGGATTTGGACTTTTTGCTAAAACAAGGACATTCGATCGGAAGTCATACGCGAACGCATGCAAGACTTTCTAAGATTGATTCTTATGAACGTTTAGAAGACGAGATTCTTTTCTCCAAAAAAAAATTAGAAAGTCAACTTGGAATTAAACTGAAACATTTCGCTTATACGTTCGGAGACTTGGGTAGTTTTAGTAAACAAGCTCTGCACATTGCGAAGGAAAATTACGAGTTCGTACATACGGGCTTAAGAGGGGACAACCGGACTTCGCCCGGCTGGGCGATTCGAAGAGAAGCTTTTTCGACTTCCGATTCGAACGCTTTGATAGGCGCAATGATGGAGGGCGGGGCCGATCTTCTTTATAAAAACAAACTACGAATTTACGAATCTTGGGGCTTGTCTTGA
- a CDS encoding class I SAM-dependent methyltransferase, with the protein MENILKKLKLSKDGIYSSEIPSSEQQIELKMRSEVASKEYSDYFEVISKNHSIPVMDREVKSFLKKIPANGIILDIGGCWGWHWRNVPIDRPDVKVIVVDFLRENLNHAKKFLGDTIGKQVFLVHADATSLPFEDAIFDGVWTVQTFQHIPDFKKACSEAFRVLKKEGTFINYSLNITPMNRIVYSLLGKKFHKEGKLEGSFLLNRANAAQKKILTDLYGKENVNEGFSECFFHPDLRLTFSGKKNSLLGIFDYYYSKILGFNSFSARQKSFAAVRK; encoded by the coding sequence ATGGAAAACATATTAAAAAAACTGAAACTATCAAAGGACGGGATCTATTCTTCCGAAATTCCGTCTTCCGAGCAACAAATCGAATTGAAGATGAGAAGCGAAGTCGCTTCGAAAGAATATTCCGATTACTTCGAGGTTATTTCAAAAAATCATTCGATACCGGTTATGGATCGGGAAGTGAAAAGTTTTTTGAAAAAGATTCCAGCGAACGGAATCATTTTGGATATCGGCGGTTGTTGGGGTTGGCATTGGAGAAATGTTCCGATCGATAGGCCCGATGTGAAGGTAATCGTCGTCGATTTCTTGCGCGAAAACCTAAACCATGCGAAGAAATTTTTGGGAGATACGATCGGGAAGCAGGTCTTTTTAGTTCACGCGGATGCTACTTCCCTGCCGTTTGAAGACGCGATTTTTGACGGAGTTTGGACGGTTCAGACATTTCAGCATATTCCTGATTTTAAGAAGGCGTGTAGCGAGGCCTTCCGAGTTTTGAAAAAAGAAGGAACGTTTATCAATTATTCGTTAAACATAACTCCTATGAACCGAATCGTTTATTCGTTGTTAGGAAAGAAATTTCATAAGGAAGGAAAGTTAGAGGGCAGTTTTTTGTTGAATAGGGCAAATGCGGCTCAGAAAAAAATACTAACCGATCTCTATGGAAAAGAAAACGTGAACGAAGGATTTTCCGAATGCTTTTTTCATCCGGATCTCCGATTGACTTTCAGCGGAAAGAAGAATAGTCTTTTGGGAATTTTCGACTACTATTATTCTAAGATTTTAGGTTTTAACTCTTTTTCAGCGCGCCAAAAAAGTTTCGCGGCTGTTCGAAAATAA
- a CDS encoding glycosyltransferase family 2 protein translates to MTPLISVVIPTYNHAHFLKLSLASVVKQSYTNWEAIVIDNHSNDDTDEVVASFQDSRIRLTKIRNNGVISASRNKGIQEAKGDWISFLDSDDLWFPDKLKRVVEATIKSENRVDVICNDEYMVRPGVEEKVKLSYGPYEEDFYRKMLFYGNRLSTSATTIRRKFLTENALLFSENQEFVTVEDYDLWLRLAKAKARFLFIPETLGEYTIHGSNQSASLNRHLNHLENLIRHHVFHIQEFDSDREGLWKKFRARLTFDKAIVYLREHRILFGFLLICKSFVISPLVFFSLFFAKFNRKF, encoded by the coding sequence ATGACACCGCTTATATCCGTTGTGATTCCGACTTACAATCACGCGCATTTTTTGAAATTATCCCTAGCCTCCGTCGTCAAGCAAAGTTATACGAACTGGGAAGCGATCGTAATCGACAATCATTCGAACGACGATACGGACGAAGTGGTCGCTTCTTTTCAGGATTCTCGAATTCGTTTAACAAAAATCAGAAATAACGGAGTGATCTCCGCGTCTCGAAATAAGGGAATTCAAGAAGCAAAAGGGGATTGGATTTCCTTTTTGGATTCGGACGATCTATGGTTTCCCGATAAATTGAAGAGGGTTGTGGAAGCAACGATCAAATCGGAGAACAGAGTCGACGTCATTTGCAACGACGAGTATATGGTTCGCCCCGGCGTCGAAGAAAAAGTTAAACTATCATATGGACCCTATGAAGAAGATTTTTATCGTAAGATGTTGTTCTACGGAAATAGACTTTCGACTTCCGCGACAACGATCAGAAGAAAATTCTTAACCGAAAACGCGTTGCTCTTTAGCGAAAATCAAGAATTCGTCACCGTTGAGGATTACGATTTGTGGTTACGTTTGGCGAAAGCAAAGGCAAGGTTTCTTTTTATTCCTGAAACGTTAGGCGAATATACGATCCACGGATCCAATCAATCCGCGTCCCTCAATCGACATTTAAATCATCTTGAGAATCTGATTCGTCATCACGTTTTTCACATTCAGGAATTTGATTCCGATCGAGAGGGCCTTTGGAAAAAATTTCGGGCCAGATTGACTTTTGATAAGGCGATTGTGTATTTACGCGAGCATAGAATCCTTTTCGGGTTTCTTCTGATATGTAAATCTTTTGTCATATCACCTCTTGTGTTTTTTTCTCTTTTTTTCGCCAAATTCAATCGTAAATTCTAA
- a CDS encoding NAD-dependent epimerase/dehydratase family protein encodes MTRKKILITGSSGLLGGRIAKYFAEIGEFEINLATSKKLELPSYIRSGKLISIDWNSQSSLEDACAGVESIIHCAGMNAQDAAQDPQAAIEFNGRATGRLLDAAIRNKTERFVYFSTAHVYGSPLEGDISEDSSLTNRHPYAVSNLEGEKEVNDRTASGKIGGINIRLSNAFGAPVDPSVNCWTLLVNDLCKQAITTGRMVLKTTGLQRRDFIPIADVCRAVYHFLRIQSNLNAITYNLGGNASMTVWEMANLVRERCGKILGSAPVLERVEPGENETSADFNYKITKLLATGFVPSNSFDSEIDELINFCNRSFKN; translated from the coding sequence ATGACTCGAAAAAAAATTTTAATCACGGGTTCTTCCGGACTCTTGGGAGGGAGGATCGCAAAGTATTTCGCGGAGATCGGCGAGTTCGAAATCAATTTAGCAACCTCTAAAAAACTTGAACTACCGAGTTATATTCGTTCCGGGAAATTGATTTCCATTGATTGGAACTCGCAATCCTCTCTGGAAGATGCTTGTGCCGGTGTGGAATCCATCATTCACTGCGCGGGTATGAATGCACAAGATGCAGCACAGGATCCGCAAGCAGCTATAGAATTCAACGGAAGAGCGACCGGACGTTTACTGGATGCGGCGATTCGAAATAAAACCGAAAGGTTCGTTTACTTTTCGACGGCTCATGTTTACGGAAGCCCTTTGGAAGGTGATATCTCGGAAGATTCTTCTTTAACGAATCGACATCCTTACGCAGTAAGCAATTTAGAAGGGGAGAAGGAAGTAAACGATCGAACCGCCTCCGGAAAAATCGGAGGGATTAACATTCGTTTGTCGAACGCATTTGGAGCTCCCGTCGATCCGAGCGTGAACTGTTGGACGCTCCTCGTCAACGACCTTTGTAAACAAGCGATTACTACCGGAAGAATGGTTTTGAAAACGACCGGTCTACAAAGAAGGGATTTCATTCCGATCGCAGATGTTTGCCGCGCAGTATATCATTTTCTTCGAATACAATCGAATTTGAATGCAATTACTTATAATCTAGGCGGAAACGCGTCTATGACCGTCTGGGAAATGGCGAATTTGGTTCGAGAGCGATGCGGTAAAATTCTCGGGTCCGCGCCGGTCTTGGAACGAGTGGAACCCGGCGAGAACGAAACTTCCGCGGATTTCAATTATAAAATTACGAAACTCCTAGCAACCGGATTCGTTCCGTCGAATTCATTCGATTCTGAAATCGACGAACTTATAAATTTTTGCAATCGATCCTTTAAGAATTAA
- a CDS encoding cupin domain-containing protein produces the protein MDSFLEGVIATPLKEIFDPKGSVLHMIRADDPEYKGFGECYFSEVNPGAIKAWKLHTKQTQNFTVPSGRIKLVLFDNREHSSTKGRVQEILLGRPGHYQRVKIPPKIWYGFTCVSDEKALIANFTDIPHDPNESQRLPETDPLVPFTWSS, from the coding sequence ATGGATTCTTTTTTAGAAGGTGTTATCGCGACGCCGCTCAAGGAAATATTCGATCCGAAGGGATCCGTTTTACACATGATTCGTGCGGACGATCCGGAATATAAAGGATTCGGAGAATGTTATTTTTCGGAAGTGAATCCCGGCGCGATCAAAGCCTGGAAACTACATACGAAACAAACGCAGAACTTTACGGTTCCTTCCGGAAGAATTAAGTTGGTACTCTTTGATAACCGGGAACATTCTAGTACGAAAGGAAGGGTTCAAGAAATTCTTTTAGGAAGACCGGGACACTATCAAAGAGTGAAGATTCCTCCGAAAATTTGGTACGGGTTCACCTGTGTTTCGGATGAAAAAGCTCTGATTGCGAACTTTACGGATATACCGCACGATCCTAACGAATCGCAACGTTTACCTGAAACCGATCCTTTGGTTCCGTTTACTTGGAGTTCATGA
- the rfbG gene encoding CDP-glucose 4,6-dehydratase: MFQNIYKNKRILITGHTGFKGSWLAVWLQSLGAEVAGFSLDIPTSPNHFELLDLGKKIKDYRGDIRDRNVLSNVIDDFKPQIIFHMAAQALVRKSYQDPTATFETNVMGMVNLLDIVRTRSWVEVAVLITSDKAYRNDEWCWGYRETDALGGHDPYSGSKSCADLVAHSFYHSYFKESNTRIAITRAGNVIGGGDWAADRIVPDCIRAWSAKESVSIRSPLATRPWQHVLEPLSGYLLLGAKLYEGQKDLIGEAFNFGPDANVNQTVSELLDAMVERWPGMKWGVPEGFEGGGKEANLLKLSCDKVLFHLKWQAVLGFSETVDFTVNWYRNWLEKKENVYDFTLSQINLYCELASKKNYVWIR; this comes from the coding sequence ATGTTTCAGAATATATATAAGAATAAAAGAATATTGATCACCGGCCACACGGGGTTTAAAGGATCCTGGTTGGCCGTATGGTTACAATCCTTAGGCGCGGAAGTCGCCGGATTCTCCTTGGATATTCCGACTTCTCCGAACCATTTCGAATTGTTGGATCTAGGTAAAAAGATCAAAGATTATCGAGGAGATATCCGAGATCGAAACGTGTTATCGAATGTCATCGACGATTTTAAACCGCAGATCATCTTTCACATGGCGGCTCAAGCTCTCGTAAGAAAGTCGTATCAAGATCCGACCGCAACCTTCGAGACGAACGTAATGGGGATGGTAAATCTACTCGATATCGTTCGAACCAGAAGTTGGGTAGAAGTCGCGGTTTTAATCACAAGCGACAAGGCTTATCGAAACGACGAGTGGTGCTGGGGATATCGTGAAACGGATGCGTTAGGCGGTCATGATCCTTACAGCGGCTCGAAAAGTTGTGCGGATTTGGTCGCACATTCCTTTTATCATTCCTATTTTAAGGAATCGAATACGAGAATCGCGATTACAAGAGCCGGTAACGTGATCGGCGGAGGAGATTGGGCCGCGGATCGGATCGTTCCCGATTGTATCCGCGCTTGGTCCGCAAAAGAATCGGTTTCGATTCGAAGCCCTTTGGCAACTCGTCCTTGGCAACACGTCTTAGAGCCGCTGAGCGGCTATTTATTGTTAGGCGCTAAGTTGTATGAAGGTCAAAAGGATCTGATCGGAGAGGCCTTCAACTTCGGACCGGATGCGAACGTGAATCAGACCGTTTCAGAATTGTTGGACGCGATGGTCGAAAGATGGCCCGGAATGAAGTGGGGAGTTCCCGAAGGATTCGAGGGAGGAGGCAAGGAAGCCAACCTGCTGAAACTTTCTTGTGATAAGGTTTTGTTTCATCTTAAATGGCAAGCCGTTTTGGGTTTTTCGGAAACCGTGGACTTTACCGTGAATTGGTATCGAAACTGGTTGGAGAAAAAAGAGAACGTCTATGACTTCACGCTTTCGCAGATCAATCTTTATTGCGAGTTAGCCTCCAAAAAGAATTACGTTTGGATTCGTTAA
- the rfbF gene encoding glucose-1-phosphate cytidylyltransferase, with translation MKTVLLCGGLGTRLSEETTIKPKPMVEIAGKPILWHIMKIYEHYGFGDFILALGYKGEVIKDYFLNYHARMSDLTVSLKSGGVEYSNPTAEDWRVQLIDTGALTMTGGRLLRLKDHLKETFMVTYGDGVSNVDIQKLLSFHKSHGKLATVTAVRPPVRFGELSISGNQVIRFQEKPQAEEGWINGGFFVFEPEVLNYIADESTMLERVPLEALAQAGELMAYHHHGYWQCMDTLRDKHTLEELWLQNKAPWKLSP, from the coding sequence ATGAAAACTGTATTGCTTTGCGGTGGTTTGGGAACTCGTCTGAGTGAAGAGACGACGATAAAACCGAAACCGATGGTGGAAATCGCCGGAAAACCGATTCTTTGGCATATAATGAAAATTTACGAACACTACGGGTTCGGAGATTTTATATTAGCGTTAGGTTATAAAGGTGAAGTGATCAAGGATTACTTCCTAAACTATCACGCGAGAATGAGCGATCTCACTGTCAGCTTAAAATCCGGAGGAGTGGAATACTCGAATCCTACCGCTGAAGATTGGAGAGTTCAATTGATCGATACCGGAGCTCTCACTATGACCGGCGGAAGATTGTTACGTCTTAAAGATCATTTAAAAGAAACCTTTATGGTAACATACGGAGACGGGGTTTCCAACGTTGATATTCAAAAACTATTAAGTTTTCATAAGTCCCATGGAAAACTCGCCACAGTGACCGCAGTTAGACCGCCGGTTCGGTTCGGCGAATTGTCGATTTCAGGCAATCAAGTCATTCGATTTCAGGAAAAGCCGCAAGCGGAAGAAGGATGGATCAACGGAGGATTCTTCGTCTTCGAACCGGAAGTCCTGAATTATATAGCAGATGAATCGACTATGTTGGAAAGAGTTCCTTTGGAAGCGCTCGCTCAGGCGGGCGAGTTGATGGCTTACCATCATCACGGATATTGGCAGTGTATGGATACTCTTAGAGATAAACACACTTTGGAAGAGTTGTGGCTACAAAATAAAGCTCCTTGGAAATTAAGCCCTTAA